A portion of the Krasilnikovia cinnamomea genome contains these proteins:
- a CDS encoding inorganic diphosphatase, whose amino-acid sequence MDFDVLVEIPKGQRNKYEVDHKTGRIRLDRTLFTATQYPADYGYIEGTLGQDGDPLDALVLIQEPTFPGCLVRARAIGMYRMTDEKGRDDKVLCVPYEDPRQEHLRDIHHLGEFDRMEIQHFFTVYKDLEPGKSVEGATWVGRVDAEEEIRESFKRAEAAEHHED is encoded by the coding sequence ATGGATTTCGACGTTTTGGTTGAGATCCCCAAGGGTCAGCGGAACAAGTATGAGGTCGACCACAAGACCGGCCGGATCCGGCTGGACCGGACCCTCTTCACCGCGACCCAGTACCCGGCCGACTACGGGTACATCGAGGGCACGCTCGGCCAGGACGGCGACCCCCTGGACGCGCTCGTACTGATCCAGGAGCCCACCTTCCCGGGCTGCCTGGTCCGCGCCCGCGCAATCGGCATGTACCGCATGACCGACGAGAAGGGCCGCGACGACAAGGTCCTGTGCGTGCCCTACGAGGACCCGCGCCAGGAGCACCTGCGCGACATCCACCACCTCGGCGAGTTCGACCGGATGGAGATCCAGCACTTCTTCACGGTCTACAAGGACCTGGAGCCCGGCAAGTCCGTCGAGGGCGCCACCTGGGTGGGCCGGGTCGACGCCGAGGAGGAGATCCGGGAGTCGTTCAAGCGCGCCGAGGCCGCCGAGCACCACGAGGACTGA
- the eccD gene encoding type VII secretion integral membrane protein EccD, with protein MTVGLARVTISAPQRRVDVALPEHVPLAELLPEVLRHAGEGLADDGEKHGGWLLRRTDGVALTTAQGLFPQGVRDGEVLHLVPAREQWPELEYDDVVEAVAEGARRRGTVWSPAATRAATLAGGAVLLALGLLAVLSAGPRWPGSAFVGLGVAVLLTLAGVTASRAYGDAQAGAALGACALPYAFAGGAVLVATEAGDRVGVLGILPWLGGPELLAGAAALLLAAVLGGVGVAAARRLFTAGATVGLLAALAAALSMVTSAAGAAAVLLSVLVCGIGALPLLAIRFGKMPTPPVTLPASGEAAEGFTAAAPAGVLDAARERPGRAVVFAAVARTEELLAGMLLGHAVLAAGAFTVLAADGSGSARLLVAVSAAALLLRSRLFVTLRQRVPLLFAGLFGVAALGVDLLWGADAGLLLAVSGAAFVLALITVAAGATYSRRPPSPYLGRAADLLDTLVVVSVIPVACAVVGLYGLVADIKL; from the coding sequence ATGACGGTGGGTCTTGCTCGGGTCACGATCAGTGCGCCCCAGCGCCGGGTCGATGTCGCGCTGCCCGAACACGTTCCGCTGGCGGAGCTGCTGCCCGAGGTGCTGCGGCACGCCGGGGAGGGGCTGGCCGACGACGGCGAGAAGCACGGCGGCTGGCTGCTGCGCCGTACCGACGGGGTGGCGCTGACCACCGCGCAGGGCCTGTTCCCGCAGGGTGTGCGCGACGGCGAGGTGCTGCACCTCGTGCCCGCCCGCGAACAGTGGCCGGAGCTGGAATACGACGACGTCGTCGAGGCGGTCGCCGAGGGGGCCCGCCGCCGTGGCACGGTCTGGAGTCCGGCCGCGACCCGTGCGGCGACCCTGGCCGGTGGTGCCGTACTGCTGGCGCTCGGCCTGCTGGCGGTGCTCTCCGCCGGTCCGCGGTGGCCCGGTTCGGCGTTCGTCGGGCTCGGGGTCGCGGTGCTGCTCACCCTGGCGGGCGTGACCGCCTCCCGGGCGTACGGGGACGCGCAGGCGGGCGCCGCGCTGGGCGCCTGCGCCCTGCCGTACGCGTTCGCGGGCGGCGCGGTGCTGGTCGCCACGGAGGCCGGTGACCGGGTCGGGGTGCTCGGGATCCTGCCGTGGCTCGGCGGCCCGGAACTGCTGGCCGGTGCGGCGGCGCTGCTGCTGGCGGCCGTACTCGGCGGGGTGGGGGTGGCGGCCGCGCGCCGGCTGTTCACGGCGGGTGCCACGGTCGGGCTGCTGGCGGCGCTGGCCGCCGCGCTGAGCATGGTCACGTCCGCCGCCGGTGCGGCCGCCGTGCTGCTGTCCGTGCTGGTCTGCGGGATCGGCGCGCTCCCGCTGCTGGCGATCAGGTTCGGCAAGATGCCGACGCCGCCGGTGACCCTGCCCGCGAGCGGGGAGGCGGCCGAGGGCTTCACCGCGGCCGCCCCGGCCGGGGTGCTGGATGCGGCGCGGGAGCGGCCGGGACGGGCCGTCGTGTTCGCCGCCGTGGCCCGCACCGAGGAACTGCTGGCGGGGATGCTGCTGGGCCACGCGGTGCTGGCGGCCGGAGCGTTCACCGTGCTGGCGGCCGACGGCTCCGGGTCGGCGCGGCTGCTGGTCGCGGTCAGCGCGGCGGCGCTGCTGCTGCGGTCGCGGCTGTTCGTCACGCTGCGCCAGCGGGTGCCGCTGTTGTTCGCGGGCCTGTTCGGGGTCGCGGCGCTCGGGGTGGACCTGCTGTGGGGTGCCGACGCGGGGCTGCTGCTGGCGGTTAGCGGGGCGGCGTTCGTGCTCGCGCTCATCACGGTGGCGGCCGGCGCGACGTACTCGCGCCGGCCGCCCTCGCCGTATCTGGGCCGCGCCGCCGACCTGCTCGACACGCTCGTGGTGGTGTCGGTGATCCCGGTGGCGTGCGCCGTGGTGGGCCTCTACGGCCTGGTCGCAGACATCAAGCTCTAG
- the eccCa gene encoding type VII secretion protein EccCa, with protein MSTVVIKRGARRPAPEIPTGELAVDAPPEIPQAAGGRWQQALMALPMLGGSVAMAMMMSQGKGGAFSYVVGGLFGISSVAMMATSFGSNGSPKKAEMMAARREYLRHLAGLRRRVRETAGKQRTGLYYRHPNPTQLWSTAASHRVWERRPADPDFGVVRLAVGPQTLATPLVPPVTRPLEDLEPMTAGALRRFLDAYSVVPDLPVAVSLRGFARVFLRGHGTGADADARALTRAVLTQLAVFHAPDDLIVAVCAGPERRAAWEWVKWLPHNLHPSRTDALGPVRLVASSGPDLEKLLEDVIGSRHRFNPAGGSSTGPHVVIVLDGADLKGATQLDDGIDGVTVLDLDEQPPRLLDRSLLVLEVRTAAGAKPELHTYAMDSAADVGTPDQLTEEQAEAVARRLSPLRLAAMSKSSDTPLAAEMGLAELLGIADPDTFSVAQSWLPRPNRDRLRVPIGMGADGGPVELDLKESAQDGMGPHGLLIGATGSGKSELLRTLVLALATTHSSESLNFVLVDFKGGATFASLDRLPHTAAVITNLADELPLVDRMVDAIDGELVRRQELLRKAGNYASLRDYEKARAGGAALPPLPSLLVVCDEFSELLSAKPDFIDLFVQIGRLGRSLGVHLLLASQRLEEGRLRGLDTHLSYRIGLRTFSALESRAVLGVPDAYELPRSPGHGYLKFGTEPLVRFKAAYVSGAFRQSGTRGPGAAGDGTPPEILPYSTHYVPAPKPVVPAQPKPAEVPAGESLLDIMVDRLNGQGPPAHQVWLPPLNQSAALDELLGPVTADPVRGLVFANPELHGALQVPIALIDKPREQVRDVMWLPLAGAAGHVAVVGSTLSGKSTALRSLVCGLALTHTPAEVQVYCLDFGGGSLGTLRDLPHVGGVSGRLDAVGVRRTVGEMLTLLAEREQRFAELGIDSMASYRRRRANALGTGTDTAADPFGDVFLIVDGWATLRKDYEELEPVITDIATRGLSYGIHVVATATRWMDFRPAIRDLFGSRLELRLGDPTDSMINRRAATGVPERPGRGIVEHPTDKNKSLHLLTVRPEVNSLGDTGALVKAIAANWRGPIAPRVRLLPASLPYAELDLSRSSGLRLPIGISEADLRPVEIDFATDPHFLLFGDAECGKSSFLRALATTVMRRFTPEEARIILVDYRRSLMDLPETEHRIGYGIQAQKTQDLMESVAGYMERRLPGPEVTAQQLRDRSWWQGPELFVLVDDYDLVASGPTNPLQPLLEYLPQARDVGLHLIVTRRAGGASRSLYEPVIQRLRELSAPGLVMSGPADEGALLGPVKPTALPPGRGRLLTRREGVRLIQLAHLPPS; from the coding sequence ATGAGCACGGTGGTGATCAAGCGGGGTGCCCGGCGTCCGGCGCCGGAGATCCCGACGGGTGAGCTCGCGGTCGACGCGCCACCGGAGATCCCCCAGGCCGCCGGGGGCCGCTGGCAGCAGGCCCTGATGGCGCTGCCCATGCTGGGCGGCTCCGTCGCGATGGCGATGATGATGAGCCAGGGCAAGGGCGGAGCCTTCTCGTACGTGGTCGGCGGCCTGTTCGGCATCTCGTCGGTGGCGATGATGGCCACCTCGTTCGGCAGCAACGGCTCGCCGAAGAAGGCGGAGATGATGGCCGCCCGCCGCGAGTACCTGCGCCACCTCGCCGGGCTGCGCCGCCGGGTCCGGGAGACCGCCGGCAAGCAGCGCACCGGCCTGTACTACCGGCACCCGAACCCGACGCAGCTGTGGTCCACGGCGGCCAGCCACCGGGTGTGGGAGCGGCGCCCCGCCGATCCCGACTTCGGGGTGGTACGGCTGGCGGTCGGCCCGCAGACCCTGGCCACCCCGCTGGTACCGCCGGTGACCCGGCCGCTGGAGGACCTGGAGCCGATGACCGCGGGGGCGCTGCGCCGCTTCCTGGACGCGTACTCGGTGGTGCCGGACCTGCCGGTGGCGGTGTCGCTGCGCGGCTTCGCGCGGGTATTCCTGCGCGGGCACGGCACGGGCGCGGACGCGGACGCGCGCGCCCTGACCCGCGCGGTGCTCACCCAGCTCGCGGTGTTCCACGCGCCGGACGACCTGATCGTCGCGGTCTGCGCCGGCCCGGAACGCCGGGCGGCGTGGGAGTGGGTGAAGTGGCTGCCGCACAACCTGCACCCGTCCCGGACGGACGCGCTCGGCCCGGTCCGGCTCGTCGCCAGCTCCGGCCCCGACCTGGAGAAGCTGCTCGAAGACGTGATCGGCAGCCGGCACCGGTTCAACCCGGCCGGTGGCAGCAGCACCGGCCCGCACGTGGTGATCGTCCTGGACGGCGCCGACCTCAAGGGCGCCACCCAGCTCGACGACGGCATCGACGGCGTCACCGTGCTCGACCTGGACGAGCAGCCGCCCCGGCTGCTGGACCGCTCGCTGCTCGTGCTGGAGGTGCGCACCGCCGCGGGCGCCAAACCCGAGCTGCACACGTACGCGATGGACTCGGCCGCCGACGTCGGCACGCCGGACCAGCTGACCGAGGAGCAGGCGGAGGCGGTGGCCCGGCGGCTGTCCCCGCTGCGGCTGGCGGCCATGTCGAAGTCGTCGGACACCCCGCTGGCCGCCGAGATGGGGCTGGCGGAACTGCTCGGCATCGCCGACCCGGACACGTTCAGCGTGGCGCAGAGCTGGCTGCCCCGGCCCAACCGGGACCGGCTGCGGGTGCCGATCGGCATGGGCGCCGACGGCGGCCCGGTCGAGCTCGACCTCAAGGAGTCCGCCCAGGACGGCATGGGCCCGCACGGCCTGCTGATCGGCGCCACCGGCTCCGGAAAGTCAGAGCTTCTGCGTACGCTCGTGCTCGCGCTCGCCACGACCCATTCGTCCGAGTCGCTGAACTTCGTCCTGGTCGACTTCAAGGGCGGCGCGACGTTCGCCTCGCTGGACCGGCTGCCGCACACCGCCGCGGTCATCACCAACCTCGCCGACGAGCTGCCGCTGGTCGACCGCATGGTGGACGCGATCGACGGCGAGCTGGTCCGGCGCCAGGAGCTGCTGCGCAAGGCGGGCAACTACGCCAGCCTGCGCGACTACGAGAAGGCCCGGGCCGGTGGGGCCGCGCTGCCACCGCTGCCGTCGCTGCTGGTGGTCTGCGACGAGTTCTCCGAGCTGCTGTCCGCCAAGCCGGACTTCATCGACCTCTTCGTCCAGATCGGACGGCTGGGCCGCTCGCTGGGCGTGCACCTGCTGCTGGCCAGCCAGCGCCTCGAGGAGGGGCGGCTGCGCGGGCTGGACACTCACCTGTCCTACCGGATCGGTCTGCGGACCTTCTCGGCGCTGGAGTCCCGGGCGGTGCTCGGCGTGCCCGACGCGTACGAGCTGCCCCGCTCACCCGGGCACGGCTACCTGAAGTTCGGCACCGAGCCGCTGGTGCGGTTCAAGGCCGCGTACGTCTCCGGCGCGTTCCGCCAGAGCGGCACGCGGGGACCGGGCGCCGCCGGTGACGGCACCCCGCCGGAGATCCTGCCGTACTCGACGCACTACGTGCCCGCGCCCAAGCCGGTCGTGCCCGCCCAGCCGAAGCCGGCGGAGGTCCCGGCCGGCGAGAGCCTGCTGGACATCATGGTGGACCGCCTCAACGGGCAGGGCCCACCCGCGCACCAGGTGTGGCTGCCGCCGCTGAACCAGTCGGCGGCGCTCGACGAGCTGCTCGGCCCGGTCACCGCGGACCCGGTGCGCGGGCTGGTGTTCGCCAATCCGGAGCTGCACGGCGCGCTGCAGGTCCCGATCGCGCTCATCGACAAGCCGCGCGAGCAGGTCCGCGACGTCATGTGGCTGCCGCTGGCCGGGGCGGCGGGACACGTGGCGGTGGTGGGCAGCACGCTGAGCGGCAAGTCCACCGCGCTGCGCTCGCTCGTCTGCGGGCTCGCGCTGACCCACACCCCGGCCGAGGTTCAGGTCTACTGTCTCGACTTCGGCGGCGGCTCGCTGGGCACGCTGCGGGACCTGCCGCACGTCGGCGGCGTGTCCGGGCGCCTCGACGCGGTCGGGGTGCGCCGTACGGTCGGCGAGATGCTCACCCTGCTGGCCGAGCGGGAGCAGCGCTTCGCGGAGCTGGGCATCGACTCGATGGCCTCGTACCGGCGGCGGCGGGCGAACGCGCTGGGCACGGGCACGGACACGGCCGCCGACCCGTTCGGCGACGTGTTCCTGATCGTGGACGGCTGGGCGACCCTGCGGAAGGACTACGAGGAGCTCGAACCGGTCATCACCGACATCGCCACCCGCGGCCTGTCGTACGGCATCCACGTCGTGGCCACCGCGACGCGCTGGATGGACTTCCGCCCGGCGATCCGTGACCTGTTCGGATCGCGGCTGGAGCTGCGCCTCGGCGACCCCACCGACTCGATGATCAACCGTCGGGCGGCGACCGGGGTCCCGGAGCGGCCCGGCCGGGGCATCGTCGAGCATCCCACGGACAAGAACAAGAGCCTGCACCTGCTGACCGTGCGCCCCGAGGTGAACTCGCTGGGCGACACCGGGGCGCTGGTCAAGGCGATCGCCGCGAACTGGCGTGGACCGATCGCCCCGCGGGTCCGGCTGCTGCCGGCCAGCCTGCCGTACGCCGAGCTGGATCTGTCCCGCAGCTCCGGGCTGCGGCTGCCGATCGGCATCTCCGAGGCGGACCTGCGGCCGGTCGAGATCGACTTCGCGACCGACCCGCACTTCCTGCTCTTCGGCGACGCCGAGTGCGGCAAGTCGTCGTTCCTGCGGGCGCTGGCCACGACCGTGATGCGCCGGTTCACCCCCGAGGAGGCCCGGATCATCCTGGTCGACTACCGGCGCAGCCTGATGGACCTGCCGGAGACCGAACACCGCATCGGGTACGGCATCCAGGCGCAGAAGACGCAGGACCTGATGGAGTCCGTGGCCGGGTACATGGAGCGGCGCCTGCCCGGCCCCGAGGTGACCGCCCAGCAGCTGCGGGACCGCTCGTGGTGGCAGGGTCCGGAACTGTTCGTGCTGGTCGACGACTACGACCTGGTGGCGTCCGGGCCGACCAACCCGCTGCAGCCGCTGCTCGAATACCTGCCGCAGGCCCGCGACGTCGGCCTGCACCTGATCGTCACCCGCCGCGCGGGCGGCGCCAGCCGTTCGCTGTACGAGCCGGTCATCCAGCGCCTGCGTGAACTGTCCGCGCCCGGCCTGGTGATGTCCGGCCCGGCGGACGAGGGCGCCCTGCTCGGCCCGGTCAAGCCGACCGCGCTGCCGCCGGGTCGCGGGCGGCTGCTGACCAGGCGGGAGGGGGTGCGGCTGATCCAGTTGGCGCACCTGCCACCCTCGTGA
- the mycP gene encoding type VII secretion-associated serine protease mycosin has product MSARRPLRRLVATALAGLVTAGTCVAPAWAAPASAAPHTEFGNPLETPAPWEGDSVRDEQWHLKTLNVAGAWTYSAGQGVTVAVIDSGVDARHVDLAGQVLPGLDLVDPDGDGDTDLVGHGTTVSAIIAGHDDTAGVVGIAPKAKILPVRVLDEENRYDDAMIVAKGVRWAVDHGARVINLSLGGNGASAALAAALDYAFARDVVVVACTGNASASPSGGVWYPAREPGVIAVAGMERDGSGLWSGSITGKETVVTAPATQLVGARPDGYWRVQGTSFAAPMVSATAALIRSRWPTMSAAEVINRIIRTTKDRGTPGRDATYGYGIVDPAAALTADVPWVATNPLDNTPDPGVSRFGSAPASGQAQSAPDDSPGTTGALVPGANAGAAMPDQPAAEHSERGWWAAGALFLVSLVVGLAMLRRFANVT; this is encoded by the coding sequence GTGAGCGCCCGGCGGCCGTTGCGGCGGCTCGTCGCCACGGCCCTGGCCGGCCTCGTCACCGCAGGCACATGTGTGGCCCCGGCGTGGGCGGCGCCCGCGTCAGCGGCCCCGCACACCGAGTTCGGCAATCCCCTGGAGACCCCCGCGCCGTGGGAGGGCGACTCCGTCCGGGACGAGCAGTGGCATCTCAAGACGCTGAACGTGGCGGGCGCGTGGACGTACTCGGCGGGCCAGGGCGTGACGGTCGCGGTCATCGACTCCGGCGTGGACGCCCGGCACGTCGACCTGGCCGGGCAGGTGCTGCCCGGGTTGGACCTGGTCGACCCGGACGGTGACGGCGACACCGACCTGGTCGGCCACGGCACCACGGTGTCGGCCATCATCGCCGGCCACGACGACACCGCCGGGGTGGTCGGCATCGCGCCGAAGGCGAAGATCCTGCCCGTCCGGGTGCTGGACGAGGAGAACCGGTACGACGACGCGATGATCGTGGCCAAGGGCGTGCGCTGGGCGGTCGACCACGGCGCCCGGGTCATCAACCTGTCCCTCGGCGGCAACGGCGCCAGCGCCGCGCTGGCCGCCGCGCTCGACTACGCCTTCGCCCGGGACGTCGTTGTGGTGGCCTGCACCGGCAACGCGAGCGCCTCGCCCTCCGGCGGGGTCTGGTATCCGGCCCGCGAGCCCGGGGTCATCGCGGTCGCCGGCATGGAACGCGACGGCTCCGGGCTGTGGTCCGGCTCCATCACGGGCAAGGAGACGGTGGTGACCGCCCCGGCCACCCAGCTCGTCGGTGCCCGGCCGGACGGGTACTGGCGGGTGCAGGGCACCAGCTTCGCCGCGCCGATGGTGTCCGCGACGGCGGCGCTGATCCGTTCCCGGTGGCCCACGATGTCGGCCGCCGAGGTGATCAACCGGATCATCCGGACCACGAAGGACCGCGGTACGCCCGGCCGCGACGCCACGTACGGCTACGGGATCGTGGACCCCGCCGCGGCGCTGACCGCCGACGTCCCGTGGGTGGCCACCAACCCGCTGGACAACACCCCGGATCCGGGTGTCTCCCGGTTCGGCAGCGCGCCCGCCTCCGGGCAGGCCCAGTCGGCTCCCGACGACAGCCCCGGCACCACGGGCGCCCTGGTCCCTGGCGCCAATGCGGGTGCCGCGATGCCGGACCAGCCGGCCGCCGAACATTCCGAACGCGGCTGGTGGGCGGCGGGCGCCCTGTTCCTGGTGTCGTTAGTGGTCGGCCTGGCCATGCTGCGCCGCTTCGCGAACGTCACCTGA
- a CDS encoding MarP family serine protease, producing the protein MHVVDGILILLMLVFAISGYRQGFVVGALSFGGFFSGALIGLQIGPLIADQFASGATRVVVSLVSIFALAVLGQTLAGWFGTRLRRSIASRPLQRLDDAGGAVVSLVAVLLVAWLVAVPLGSSSLPWLNREVRSSAVLGGVNKLMPEQAQALSSALRETLDTSGFPDVFGGLARTEAREVAAPDPALANSQVVANSRRSVLKVLGTAPSCSRRIEGSGFVYAPERVMTNAHVVAGTRSVQVETARGKLDGTVVVYDPKRDLAVLYVPGLSAPVMPFVQRQAGTGSSAIVLGYPLDGPYNAQSARVREASRITGPDIYDSGDVTREIYTIRALVRSGNSGGPLVAPNGRVMGVIFAAAADDRNVGFALTANEAAGTAKLGAERTRRVRTGDCA; encoded by the coding sequence GTGCACGTGGTCGATGGAATCCTGATCCTGCTGATGCTGGTCTTCGCGATCAGCGGCTACCGGCAGGGTTTCGTCGTCGGTGCCCTGTCCTTCGGTGGCTTCTTCAGCGGGGCCCTGATCGGGTTGCAGATCGGTCCGCTGATCGCCGACCAGTTCGCCAGCGGGGCGACCCGGGTCGTGGTCTCGCTGGTGTCCATCTTCGCCCTCGCGGTGCTGGGGCAGACGCTGGCCGGCTGGTTCGGCACCCGGCTGCGGCGCTCGATCGCCAGCCGCCCGCTGCAGCGGCTCGACGACGCCGGCGGCGCGGTGGTGTCACTGGTCGCCGTGCTGCTGGTGGCGTGGCTGGTGGCGGTGCCGCTGGGTTCGTCGTCGCTGCCCTGGCTGAACCGGGAGGTCCGCAGCAGCGCGGTGCTCGGCGGCGTCAACAAGCTGATGCCCGAGCAGGCGCAGGCCCTGTCGTCGGCGCTGCGGGAGACGCTCGACACCAGCGGCTTCCCGGACGTCTTCGGCGGGCTCGCCCGCACGGAGGCCCGTGAGGTCGCCGCGCCCGATCCCGCGCTGGCGAACTCGCAGGTCGTAGCGAACTCCCGGCGTTCGGTCCTGAAGGTGCTGGGCACCGCACCGAGCTGCTCCCGGCGCATCGAGGGATCCGGATTCGTGTACGCGCCCGAGCGCGTCATGACCAACGCCCACGTCGTCGCCGGCACCCGCAGCGTCCAGGTGGAGACGGCACGCGGCAAGCTCGACGGCACCGTGGTGGTCTACGACCCGAAGCGCGACCTCGCCGTCCTGTACGTGCCGGGGCTGAGCGCGCCGGTGATGCCGTTCGTGCAGCGGCAGGCCGGCACCGGGTCCAGCGCGATCGTGCTCGGCTATCCGCTCGACGGGCCGTACAACGCCCAGTCGGCCCGGGTGCGGGAGGCCAGCCGGATCACCGGCCCGGACATCTACGACTCCGGCGACGTGACCCGGGAGATCTACACGATCCGGGCGCTGGTCCGCAGCGGCAACTCGGGCGGCCCGCTCGTCGCGCCGAACGGGCGGGTGATGGGCGTCATCTTCGCGGCCGCGGCCGACGACCGTAACGTCGGCTTCGCGCTGACCGCGAACGAGGCGGCCGGTACGGCGAAGCTCGGGGCGGAACGCACCCGCCGGGTCAGGACCGGCGACTGCGCCTGA
- a CDS encoding NUDIX hydrolase: MTGRDRPRGLPGWFEPLLSRAATSRTEDFTPIRPPAAGGRPSAVLVLLGESAPGAPDLLVLQRAATMRNHAGQPAFPGGAADPSDRDPAHTALREANEEVGLDPDSATVLALLPPLYIPVSSFLVTPVLAWWHAPHPVHPRQLDEVAHVARLPVAELVDPANRIRVRHPSGWVGPAFQARGMLVWGFTAGVISALLDMAGWSRPWQPGRLMDLPAPSPATPGGAPDEVVT; the protein is encoded by the coding sequence GTGACCGGGCGTGACCGGCCCCGCGGGCTGCCGGGATGGTTCGAGCCGCTGCTCTCGCGCGCCGCCACCAGCCGTACCGAGGACTTCACCCCGATCCGGCCGCCCGCCGCCGGTGGACGGCCCAGCGCCGTGCTGGTGCTGCTCGGCGAGAGCGCCCCGGGCGCGCCCGACCTGCTCGTGCTGCAGCGGGCCGCGACCATGCGCAACCACGCCGGGCAGCCCGCGTTCCCGGGCGGCGCGGCCGACCCGAGCGACCGGGACCCGGCGCACACCGCCCTGCGCGAGGCCAATGAGGAGGTCGGGCTCGATCCGGACAGCGCCACCGTGCTGGCCCTGCTGCCCCCGCTGTACATCCCGGTCAGCTCGTTCCTGGTCACCCCCGTGCTGGCCTGGTGGCATGCGCCGCATCCGGTGCACCCGCGCCAGCTCGACGAGGTGGCGCACGTGGCCCGGCTGCCCGTGGCCGAGCTGGTCGATCCCGCCAACCGGATCCGCGTCCGCCACCCGAGCGGCTGGGTCGGGCCGGCGTTCCAGGCGCGCGGGATGCTCGTCTGGGGCTTCACCGCCGGGGTCATCTCGGCACTGCTGGACATGGCCGGATGGTCCCGGCCGTGGCAGCCTGGGCGGCTCATGGATCTGCCCGCCCCGTCTCCGGCCACGCCGGGCGGCGCGCCGGACGAGGTGGTCACATGA
- a CDS encoding TlpA family protein disulfide reductase has translation MAASLAPTLATSLALAACTGEERVAAPPGQPSPFADCAALAAPPSAGPGLPAGAALPDLELPCFTGGAPVRLADLRGPAVVNLWASWCEPCRTELPAMQRLAEASAGRLTVVGVDTGDDRDAAAGFAADKRVTLPTLYDRDRKLITALGRTTLPVTVFVDGQGRARVEPLPLDADRLAARVRDWTGVTVTP, from the coding sequence ATGGCGGCTTCGCTCGCGCCCACGCTGGCCACGTCGCTCGCGCTGGCGGCGTGCACGGGCGAGGAGCGCGTCGCGGCGCCGCCGGGTCAGCCGTCGCCGTTCGCGGACTGCGCCGCCCTGGCCGCGCCGCCATCCGCCGGGCCGGGTTTGCCCGCCGGGGCGGCGTTGCCCGATCTGGAGCTGCCGTGCTTCACCGGGGGCGCGCCGGTGCGCCTCGCCGATCTGCGCGGGCCCGCCGTGGTCAATCTGTGGGCGTCCTGGTGCGAGCCGTGCCGCACGGAGCTGCCGGCCATGCAGCGCCTCGCCGAGGCGTCCGCCGGCCGGCTCACGGTCGTGGGTGTCGACACCGGTGACGACCGGGACGCGGCGGCCGGGTTCGCCGCGGACAAGCGGGTGACCCTGCCCACCCTCTACGACCGGGACCGGAAACTGATCACCGCCCTGGGCCGCACCACGCTGCCCGTGACGGTCTTCGTCGACGGCCAGGGCCGCGCGCGTGTCGAGCCGCTTCCGCTCGACGCCGACCGGCTCGCCGCGCGCGTACGCGACTGGACCGGCGTGACGGTGACCCCGTGA
- the nth gene encoding endonuclease III domain-containing protein: MLVRSAKRFANETPIGRKRRARRMARVLAETHPDAHCELDFSNPLELAVATILSAQTTDVRVNEVTPVLFRRFRTAADYAAGDRAELEEILRPTGFFRAKTDSLIKLGEALTERHGGVVPGTLDELVALPGIGRKTANVILGNAFGVPGITVDTHLRRLANRFGWVAEEDPVKIEFQLADLIEKRDWTMMSHRVIFHGRRVCHARKPACGACTLAASCPSYGTGPTEAPAAARLLKGPRARELAAQAGVDPELVPAAAIVTPEAP, translated from the coding sequence GTGCTGGTGCGGTCCGCCAAACGGTTCGCGAACGAGACCCCGATCGGCCGTAAGCGGCGGGCCCGGCGGATGGCGCGGGTGCTCGCCGAGACCCACCCCGACGCCCACTGCGAGCTCGACTTCAGCAACCCGCTGGAGCTGGCGGTCGCCACGATCCTCTCCGCCCAGACCACGGACGTACGGGTCAACGAGGTCACCCCGGTCCTGTTCCGCCGCTTCCGCACGGCGGCGGACTACGCGGCCGGGGACCGGGCCGAGCTGGAGGAGATCCTGCGCCCGACCGGCTTCTTCCGGGCCAAGACGGATTCGCTCATCAAGCTGGGCGAGGCGCTGACCGAGCGGCACGGCGGGGTGGTGCCCGGCACGCTGGACGAGCTGGTCGCCCTGCCCGGCATCGGCCGCAAGACCGCGAACGTCATCCTCGGCAACGCGTTCGGGGTGCCCGGCATCACGGTCGACACCCACCTGCGCCGCCTGGCGAACCGTTTCGGCTGGGTCGCCGAGGAGGATCCGGTCAAGATCGAGTTCCAGCTCGCCGACCTGATCGAGAAGCGCGACTGGACGATGATGTCGCACCGGGTCATCTTCCACGGGCGCCGCGTCTGCCACGCCCGCAAGCCCGCCTGCGGCGCCTGCACCCTCGCCGCCTCCTGCCCGTCGTACGGCACCGGCCCCACCGAGGCGCCGGCCGCCGCGCGCCTGCTGAAGGGCCCACGGGCCCGCGAGCTCGCCGCCCAGGCCGGTGTGGACCCGGAGCTCGTCCCGGCGGCCGCCATCGTCACGCCGGAGGCGCCGTGA